Proteins encoded in a region of the Effusibacillus lacus genome:
- the urtB gene encoding urea ABC transporter permease subunit UrtB, translated as MQQIADGASVAGILVIVALGLSIIFGVMKVINMAHGELIMIGAYTTYVVYTLNDLPFYVGMLAAFVVAAIVGFLMETLVIKRLYGRPLETLLATWGISIILQQVIRMIFGPDGKTVISPLADKLEIGQIVIPHFRLFIILFAIGLLIATTFILFKTKFGTQFRTVAQNREMSECLGINTSRIDTYTFAFGAGLAGVAGAVLAPLKTVSPTMGLSYLVDAFMTVVLGGVGSLAGTALGSGVIGETSQLLTTISGETGAKILVFLLIILVIRFKPEGLFRMERR; from the coding sequence ATGCAGCAAATTGCGGACGGTGCGAGCGTTGCGGGAATTTTGGTAATTGTCGCTTTGGGCTTGAGTATCATTTTCGGGGTCATGAAAGTGATCAACATGGCTCACGGGGAACTGATCATGATCGGGGCTTATACAACCTATGTGGTGTACACCTTGAACGATCTTCCCTTTTATGTCGGCATGTTGGCTGCTTTTGTCGTTGCGGCAATCGTCGGTTTTTTGATGGAAACTTTGGTCATTAAGAGGCTCTACGGTCGTCCCCTCGAAACTTTGCTTGCCACTTGGGGAATATCTATCATTCTTCAACAAGTAATCCGGATGATTTTCGGGCCGGACGGAAAAACAGTGATCAGTCCGCTGGCGGACAAGTTGGAAATCGGCCAAATTGTAATTCCGCACTTTCGGTTGTTCATTATTTTGTTTGCTATCGGTTTATTGATTGCCACAACCTTCATTCTGTTCAAAACCAAATTTGGAACTCAGTTTCGAACCGTTGCGCAAAACCGTGAAATGAGCGAGTGTCTGGGAATCAATACTTCAAGAATCGATACGTATACATTCGCTTTCGGTGCAGGACTGGCGGGTGTAGCCGGTGCCGTGCTGGCGCCGTTGAAGACGGTTTCTCCAACCATGGGACTCAGCTATTTGGTTGATGCTTTTATGACCGTGGTTCTCGGAGGTGTCGGATCGTTGGCCGGAACCGCCTTGGGTTCAGGGGTTATCGGGGAAACCAGCCAATTATTAACGACAATCAGCGGTGAAACAGGAGCAAAAATTCTGGTGTTCCTGCTGATCATATTGGTAATTCGCTTCAAACCGGAAGGTTTGTTCAGGATGGAAAGGAGATAG